The following proteins come from a genomic window of Candidatus Thiodiazotropha sp. CDECU1:
- a CDS encoding efflux RND transporter permease subunit, which yields MSQNDDKLDQLHSTDPNYEAHLGIAGRTARFFIQSPLSPLFFLAMMLMGLLGLIITPRQEDPQISVPMVDIFVQYPGAAADQVAALAIEPLERIMSEIPDVKHVYSASQRGGGVVTIEFEVGEEMGPSLVKVNDKIDSNMDLIPPGVMPPLVKAKGIDDVPVVTLTLWSKDLDRDGAPDVDDGQLRMLGHDVLQALKELPDTGNGFVVGGRREQVTIEVFPERLAGYGISLDQVANTIHESNAEKQAGGVEAGSTYSNVVTGAFLKTIEDINRLRVGTHNGTAVYVHDIARVKQGPEDAKHLVGFYTGAASDLDIKADGVPAITLAIAKKEGSNGVTVANAIKERVEHIKGSLIPDNVEVSVTRNYGKTADDKVTELIFKLFVATGFVFLLVLGAFRAFRPAIVVVLVIPVVLLMTIFSAWVMGYTIDRVSLFALIFSIGILVDDAIVVVENIYRRWLEEKSTDVVTAVDAVREVGNPTILATFTVIAALLPMGFVSGMMGPYMEPIPALGSVAMLISLFAAFVFTPYLTVSHWLRPSMRYLEVAGEREHKEAEWLERLFKGILMPMIESPRKAKLFKLIMWGTFLVTCSFFYFKWVAVKMLPLDNKPEYSVVVDMPEGTALPVTANLAHRMAEKIRVMPEVTAVQVYAGTARPFDFNGMVRHYYLRSDPWQAEVQVQLLDKTERDRTSHEIAVETRHMLGELIKGSGAKIAVVEMPPGPPVLQSVVAEVHGPSPEVRRQVVQDLTDIFQQTESLRDVDNYMRDPYQYWRFTVDTEKSVRRGISVDTINRNLGMALGGSPLGDVKQRAGHEPINIMMQVPLAERSEVTRLGDLPIHSSSGITVPLRELGRFEQVLEDPIIYHKDLRDVEYVVAEVGGKLAAPVYGMLQVQDLLAEQEYKAPDNVAIEPDWLGPPQNDSQTGIEWAGEWTVTFETFRDMGAAFAVALVLIYILVVWEFGNFRIPALIMAPIPLTLLGIIPAHFIFFQAGWGGEFTATSMIGWIALAGIIVRNSILLVDFSIHQVQQGTSVVDAVIMACKTRTRPIMITAFALVCGSSVIFFDPIFQGMAISLASGVMVSTVLTLIVIPLGCIAASKDIMEVAATTAPVGSSLDVDSELTSEDSIAAVATSQPAVEVKSEVETKPSLLGNIWQRVIAIITTFFYLIRGIFLLLGQWLKGVFGKGKSARLGHAERSDKSGGGTTGGSGGSGEATTSPAVSPAAEVEKVPVAAAPAARAKTRSKGPARKKVAASSKPSQARSEGSSAKHEKPEKLITKANPAGGQRATVKKKQVKSVSNKQATGGAKQRKRPSTLKKQAAKKKTAALKSKGNGSPASVTEQSKTAPKPVSNVTEFPIRKRAARRGIRLK from the coding sequence ATGAGCCAGAACGACGATAAACTCGATCAGCTCCACTCCACGGATCCCAACTACGAGGCGCATCTGGGGATCGCGGGCAGAACCGCCAGATTCTTTATCCAGTCTCCGCTCTCGCCGCTGTTTTTCCTCGCCATGATGTTGATGGGGCTGTTGGGCCTTATCATCACCCCGCGCCAGGAGGATCCTCAGATCTCGGTGCCGATGGTGGATATCTTTGTCCAATATCCAGGTGCGGCTGCGGACCAGGTTGCCGCCTTGGCCATAGAACCCCTGGAACGCATCATGTCGGAGATTCCCGACGTGAAGCATGTCTACTCCGCCTCTCAACGGGGTGGTGGCGTGGTCACCATCGAGTTCGAGGTGGGCGAAGAGATGGGGCCCTCGCTGGTCAAGGTCAACGATAAGATCGATTCCAACATGGATCTGATCCCCCCCGGTGTGATGCCGCCACTGGTAAAGGCCAAGGGTATCGACGACGTACCGGTGGTGACATTGACCCTCTGGTCCAAGGACCTGGATCGGGATGGGGCACCCGACGTGGACGATGGGCAGTTGCGGATGTTGGGCCACGATGTACTGCAGGCCTTGAAGGAGTTGCCCGATACAGGGAACGGATTCGTCGTCGGCGGCCGGCGGGAACAGGTCACGATCGAAGTATTCCCGGAGCGATTGGCTGGTTACGGCATCAGTCTGGATCAGGTGGCGAATACCATCCACGAATCCAATGCTGAAAAGCAAGCCGGTGGTGTGGAGGCGGGTAGCACCTACTCCAATGTGGTTACCGGCGCCTTTTTAAAGACCATCGAGGATATCAATCGTCTAAGGGTAGGTACGCATAACGGAACGGCTGTCTATGTGCACGACATCGCGCGGGTCAAACAGGGGCCGGAGGATGCCAAACATTTGGTGGGCTTCTATACCGGTGCGGCCAGCGATCTCGATATCAAGGCCGACGGTGTGCCTGCGATTACCCTGGCAATCGCCAAAAAAGAGGGCTCCAACGGGGTAACCGTGGCGAATGCCATCAAGGAGCGGGTGGAACATATCAAGGGATCGCTGATACCGGACAATGTGGAAGTCAGCGTTACCCGCAACTACGGTAAAACCGCCGACGACAAGGTCACCGAATTGATCTTTAAACTGTTTGTCGCGACCGGTTTTGTGTTCCTGTTGGTACTGGGCGCATTCCGTGCATTCCGGCCGGCCATCGTGGTGGTGCTGGTTATCCCGGTGGTACTGCTGATGACCATATTCAGCGCCTGGGTCATGGGCTACACCATAGACCGGGTCAGTCTGTTTGCGTTGATCTTCTCCATCGGTATTCTGGTGGATGATGCCATAGTGGTGGTGGAGAATATCTATCGACGCTGGTTGGAGGAGAAATCCACCGATGTGGTTACAGCGGTGGATGCGGTCAGAGAGGTGGGCAATCCAACCATTCTGGCGACCTTCACCGTGATTGCCGCGCTGCTGCCCATGGGATTCGTCAGTGGCATGATGGGGCCCTATATGGAGCCGATTCCCGCCCTCGGCTCCGTGGCAATGCTGATCTCCCTGTTTGCCGCATTCGTGTTTACCCCCTACCTGACGGTGTCTCACTGGCTAAGGCCGAGCATGCGTTACCTGGAGGTGGCCGGGGAGCGGGAACACAAGGAGGCGGAGTGGCTGGAGCGGCTGTTTAAAGGCATTCTGATGCCGATGATCGAGTCACCCCGCAAGGCAAAGCTGTTCAAGCTGATCATGTGGGGAACCTTCCTCGTCACCTGCTCCTTCTTCTATTTCAAATGGGTGGCGGTGAAGATGCTGCCACTGGACAACAAGCCGGAATATTCGGTGGTGGTGGATATGCCGGAGGGGACCGCGCTGCCGGTGACCGCCAACCTGGCCCATCGCATGGCGGAGAAGATCCGTGTCATGCCGGAGGTTACCGCGGTTCAGGTCTATGCGGGTACCGCCCGGCCATTCGATTTCAATGGCATGGTTCGCCACTACTATCTGCGCTCCGATCCCTGGCAGGCGGAGGTCCAGGTGCAGCTCCTGGACAAGACCGAACGTGATCGCACCAGTCACGAAATCGCGGTGGAAACCCGACACATGCTGGGTGAGCTCATCAAGGGCAGCGGCGCAAAGATCGCTGTGGTGGAGATGCCCCCCGGTCCCCCGGTACTGCAATCGGTGGTTGCCGAAGTACATGGACCGAGTCCTGAAGTCAGGCGCCAGGTGGTTCAGGACCTGACCGATATTTTCCAGCAGACGGAGAGTCTGCGCGATGTGGACAACTACATGCGCGATCCCTATCAATACTGGCGCTTTACCGTTGACACGGAAAAGTCGGTACGCCGGGGTATCTCCGTGGATACGATCAACCGAAATCTCGGTATGGCCCTAGGTGGTTCGCCCCTGGGCGATGTCAAGCAGCGGGCCGGTCATGAACCGATCAACATCATGATGCAGGTGCCCCTGGCCGAGCGATCCGAAGTCACTCGCCTGGGGGATCTGCCCATCCACTCCAGCAGTGGTATCACCGTGCCCCTGCGTGAGCTCGGTCGATTCGAGCAGGTATTGGAGGATCCGATCATCTACCATAAGGACCTGCGGGATGTGGAGTACGTGGTAGCTGAAGTGGGAGGTAAGCTGGCGGCCCCGGTATATGGCATGTTGCAGGTACAGGATCTGCTAGCTGAGCAAGAGTACAAAGCGCCAGATAATGTTGCCATCGAACCTGACTGGCTGGGTCCGCCCCAAAACGACTCCCAAACCGGTATCGAATGGGCGGGTGAATGGACGGTGACCTTTGAGACCTTCCGCGATATGGGCGCAGCCTTTGCCGTGGCCCTGGTATTGATCTATATCCTGGTTGTGTGGGAGTTCGGTAACTTCCGTATTCCGGCGCTGATCATGGCCCCCATTCCACTGACCCTGCTGGGTATAATTCCTGCCCATTTCATCTTTTTCCAGGCCGGCTGGGGCGGTGAATTCACCGCCACATCGATGATAGGTTGGATCGCCTTGGCAGGTATCATCGTGCGTAATTCCATTCTGCTGGTGGATTTCTCCATCCATCAGGTACAGCAGGGCACCTCCGTGGTCGACGCTGTTATCATGGCCTGTAAGACCCGTACCCGACCTATCATGATTACCGCCTTCGCCCTGGTGTGTGGTTCCTCGGTAATCTTTTTCGATCCGATCTTCCAGGGCATGGCCATCTCCCTGGCCTCCGGTGTGATGGTCTCCACTGTGCTGACATTGATCGTAATACCTTTAGGTTGCATAGCCGCCAGTAAGGACATTATGGAAGTGGCCGCCACTACTGCACCGGTAGGTAGCAGTCTGGATGTTGATAGTGAACTGACATCTGAAGACTCAATTGCGGCTGTTGCCACTTCTCAGCCAGCTGTTGAGGTCAAGTCCGAGGTTGAGACGAAACCCTCCTTGCTTGGAAATATCTGGCAAAGGGTGATTGCCATCATCACTACGTTTTTCTATCTGATCAGGGGCATATTCCTGTTGCTCGGGCAATGGTTAAAAGGAGTGTTTGGTAAAGGCAAGTCTGCACGGCTTGGGCATGCCGAGAGGAGCGATAAGTCTGGGGGTGGTACAACAGGTGGTTCAGGTGGCAGTGGTGAAGCAACGACATCACCAGCAGTGTCTCCTGCTGCCGAGGTTGAAAAGGTACCCGTTGCTGCCGCACCGGCGGCCAGGGCTAAAACCAGGAGCAAAGGTCCCGCAAGAAAAAAAGTAGCTGCATCCTCAAAGCCTTCGCAAGCAAGATCTGAGGGCAGCTCAGCCAAGCATGAGAAACCTGAAAAGCTGATCACTAAAGCCAACCCGGCAGGGGGGCAACGAGCGACGGTTAAGAAAAAACAGGTTAAATCCGTTTCAAACAAGCAGGCAACCGGTGGCGCAAAACAGAGGAAGCGTCCATCGACCTTGAAAAAACAGGCAGCAAAGAAGAAGACGGCTGCCTTGAAGAGTAAGGGTAATGGTTCACCTGCATCTGTTACTGAGCAATCAAAGACGGCGCCAAAGCCTGTCTCCAACGTGACGGAATTTCCGATACGTAAAAGAGCCGCCAGAAGAGGGATCAGGCTGAAGTAG
- a CDS encoding efflux RND transporter periplasmic adaptor subunit, whose product MGFRSKAKVLVAGCVFSLVTVGSQAQPNMAGGEHFVVQQTQGVPNVSLGGTVVPYKEVTLSAQLPGRVNYLAGIEGDTFKESDQLVELDDSELMAKREAAMAQLANADAQLRNAGVQYNRELWSPKSRSAMGGMGMPNLFDQMFTRPMEDAFGERDQGAERSADIFSSRTNIQQARNTIYRVQAEIRAIDAKLRDAKSLAPFDGVIMKKFVEVGDTVQPGQPLLKYADVEYLQIVVDVPGRLRPGLNEGMMLRAELDVGDREVPVRVAQIFPMADAQRHTVTIKFDLPQGVSAPGMYAKVLVPDFNAPARSNPVIPVSAIRYNGSLPGVYVVGEDGKPMLRLIRVGEKLQGGEFSTVLSGLQAGERVMRNPPLGISAGWTSSQGQ is encoded by the coding sequence ATGGGCTTTAGATCGAAGGCGAAGGTTCTTGTGGCCGGTTGTGTGTTTTCCCTTGTGACAGTAGGTTCCCAGGCACAGCCCAACATGGCCGGTGGTGAACATTTTGTCGTTCAGCAGACACAGGGCGTTCCCAATGTATCGCTAGGTGGCACGGTGGTTCCTTACAAGGAGGTCACCCTTTCCGCACAACTTCCCGGCAGGGTCAATTATCTCGCCGGTATCGAGGGCGATACCTTCAAGGAGAGCGATCAACTGGTGGAGCTGGATGACAGCGAACTGATGGCCAAACGTGAGGCTGCGATGGCCCAATTGGCTAACGCCGATGCCCAGTTGCGCAATGCGGGGGTGCAGTACAATCGTGAACTCTGGTCACCGAAATCGAGATCCGCGATGGGTGGCATGGGAATGCCAAACCTGTTCGATCAAATGTTCACCCGTCCCATGGAGGACGCATTCGGTGAACGGGATCAAGGTGCTGAACGAAGCGCGGACATCTTCTCTTCCCGGACCAATATTCAACAGGCAAGAAATACCATCTATCGGGTGCAGGCCGAGATCCGGGCCATCGACGCCAAACTGCGGGATGCCAAGAGTCTCGCCCCCTTCGACGGGGTGATAATGAAGAAGTTTGTGGAAGTGGGTGATACCGTACAGCCTGGCCAGCCGCTGTTGAAATATGCGGATGTGGAGTATCTGCAGATTGTGGTGGATGTCCCGGGACGGCTGCGGCCCGGTCTCAACGAAGGCATGATGCTGCGGGCGGAGCTCGATGTGGGAGACCGTGAAGTACCGGTTAGAGTTGCCCAGATCTTTCCCATGGCCGATGCTCAAAGACACACCGTGACCATCAAATTCGATCTGCCTCAGGGAGTCTCTGCTCCGGGCATGTATGCCAAGGTTTTGGTACCCGACTTCAATGCGCCGGCCCGCTCCAATCCGGTCATACCGGTCAGTGCGATACGCTACAATGGCAGCCTTCCCGGCGTCTATGTAGTGGGAGAGGATGGCAAGCCGATGCTGAGACTGATTCGGGTGGGTGAAAAACTTCAGGGTGGGGAATTCAGCACTGTATTGTCGGGGCTGCAAGCAGGTGAGCGGGTAATGCGTAATCCGCCGCTGGGGATTAGCGCCGGCTGGACCTCCTCCCAGGGCCAGTAG
- a CDS encoding SCP-2 sterol transfer family protein, with product MAELFSEAWMNDFATHWNAEPELADALSQIGFNSVIGYGFDGEDAPQGVLIVENGKAASGEAYNGQTLNWDIRAPMEQWNKWIAKPPGMMGLGMAFTSRKMKFVVGDYSSMIKDPRMAGPFIKSFAVMGRV from the coding sequence ATGGCAGAACTGTTTTCTGAGGCGTGGATGAATGATTTTGCAACTCACTGGAATGCAGAACCTGAGTTGGCTGACGCCCTGTCTCAAATAGGCTTCAACAGTGTAATCGGTTACGGATTCGATGGTGAAGATGCCCCGCAAGGGGTGCTCATAGTTGAGAATGGCAAGGCGGCGAGTGGAGAGGCTTACAACGGTCAGACCCTGAACTGGGATATTCGTGCCCCCATGGAACAATGGAATAAATGGATTGCCAAGCCACCCGGCATGATGGGACTTGGCATGGCCTTCACCTCGCGCAAAATGAAATTCGTGGTTGGTGATTATTCGTCCATGATAAAGGATCCGCGTATGGCGGGGCCTTTCATCAAGAGCTTTGCCGTCATGGGGCGTGTCTGA